One Dreissena polymorpha isolate Duluth1 chromosome 9, UMN_Dpol_1.0, whole genome shotgun sequence genomic window carries:
- the LOC127844508 gene encoding iduronate 2-sulfatase-like, translated as MTLRYIRVNIDALVRKSLLLKKAYVQQALCSPSRTSFLTSRRPDTTHVYDLETYWRKVSGNFTTIPQYSKNHGRITASIGKIFHPVGDSHDDAPFSWTDPYIMPRASRYEVSEISWMYLNDSQLLNDPLVDDEIAKAAVSALQNFASGGKYANRPFFLASIVTGTRSGSNSLTSSTGRIGQEITARNCTTTRRTPTRITTWRPTTRLQIL; from the coding sequence ATGACCCTCAGATACATTCGCGTAAACATCGACGCTTTGGTGCGGAAAAGCCTCCTCCTGAAAAAGGCGTACGTACAGCAGGCGCTTTGTAGTCCGAGCCGCACGTCCTTCCTGACGTCACGTCGACCGGATACGACGCACGTTTACGACCTGGAAACGTACTGGCGCAAGGTGAGCGGGAACTTCACGACTATACCGCAGTACTCTAAAAACCACGGCAGGATAACCGCCAGTATTGGGAAAATATTCCACCCTGTAGGTGACAGTCACGATGATGCCCCGTTTTCGTGGACGGATCCGTACATTATGCCGCGAGCGTCGAGATATGAAGTTAGCGAAATTAGTTGGATGTACCTGAACGATTCCCAGCTCTTGAACGACCCGCTTGTAGATGACGAAATCGCAAAGGCTGCAGTAAGTGCTCTGCAGAATTTTGCATCGGgtggcaaatacgcgaaccgacCGTTCTTTCTCGCTTCGATCGTTACCGGTACACGAAGTGGGTCGAATTCTCTTACCAGCTCCACAGGCCGGATTGGACAAGAAATCACGGCACGGAACTGTACGACCACCAGACGGACCCCGACGAGAATCACAACGTGGCGTCCGACCACGCGTTTGCAGATCTTGTGA